TTCTGCTAATGATAAAAGGTCGGTGCCCATAGGACGCCGGCCTTTTATGCATATCATTATGATTCCCCCGTGCAGACTTAGCCGGGAGAGCGAGCCCCGCTCCATTCTACTTTTTTTCGCGACTCTTCCAGGCATTCCAGGCCGTCAGCGCGGTTAGAACCATTACGCAGCAGGCTAAAATCCAAATTGGCAGACTGTCTGTTTGTCCGCCGACGAGATACAGGTTCCTTGTACCGGCGGTTTGTACGGCTTGCGTTTCTGCCGCTGTTCCCGGGTCGGACGCAGCCGGGGAAGAGTGATTCTTATCGGACGCTTTTGTGGATGCCTTGGAGGATGTTTTGGAGGAGGAAGCTTTGGAGGAACTCCTGCCAGTGGCTCTTGAAGTAGCATCCTCCTTGCTTTTCTGCGCGGAGCTGGTTTTCTCCGCGGTTTGCTTTCCTGTACTTTGTTTTTCCGGGGTGGAAGAAGCTGCGGGCTTTGCGCTTTGCTCTGGCTCGGCAGAGCTTGGATTCTCGGACCGGTTCACACGGATCAGGTACTGCGACTTGCTCTTTTTATCCGCTGCGGTTACGGTTACAACGATTTCGGTCGTTTCGCCCGCCCGCTGCAGCGACTGACGGCTGACCCGTACCGAGCCGCTGTCTGCTGCGTCCGCCTGAAATTTCACCGAGCTGATATTCGAACCAACCCGCAAATCGTACTCGGCAATATCGGGCGAAAAATCGGGGCGCAGCCTTCCGGTAGAGGGCACCAGCTTTTGCAGGCTCGCGTCCTGCGACAAAGCGGGTTTAATGGAAAAGGAAAGCTGAGTATCTCTGTCGTACTGCGGCAGCAGGCGTTCAGCCCAGTCGGCGGTTTGATCAATATCGACCGTAATGGCGGCGGATCCGGGGTCGGCGTCCTCCGGTACGGAAAAAACGAAGGTGATGCACACACCGTTCAGTCTGGGGGCCGAAAGGCCGTCGCAGGCGTACACGCCGGTCACACTCTCTCCGTCGTCATAAAACTGGAATGCCCCGCTCTGAATTTGATCGGAGGTTTCTGTCCGCAAAAAATGCAATCGCGCGCTGTCGTATCCAAGCCGGGCGCGGAATGCTGCCGGAAGCTCACCCTCAGCCAGCGCGCCGGAATTCGCCGAAAGCTCCACGCGCACGGTTTCGCCGGGATAAACGGCTTGTGCGGAAAGAGCCGCCGAAAAATATTCTGTTGCTGCGGCAAAAGCACGGCAGGGATAACCAATCAGTGCGGCGCATACAATCATAATAAGCAGCCATGGTTTTTTCATAGAAACGCCCTTTCAGATCTGGCGGAAATAGGGAAGATAGTGCTTTTTTCTTATTTTACCATACCCCATCGCAAAGCCGCAATATAACAGGGAGAAAGCACTGGTGAAAAAACTTCATTCATAGTTTGTTAACATTTTTTTTGAAAAAAAGACTATGATAATAATGAATAAAACGTAGTTGCTGTTACTTTTTGAAGAAGGAATTGTTATGTTCAAAAATGCTACTCTGACTCACGCGATCATGTGGAATGTTATGATGATCACCATGTGGCATTGTGTGGTGTTTTTTGCCTGCGTCAAGCTGCCGAAGCAAACCTTTGATCCCGTGAAAAGCCGTTATCAGGCGTTCCGCTGGGAGCAGAACGGCAGGTGGTACCGCATTAATTTAAAGATTCAGCTGTGGAAAGACAGTGTACCCCAGTATATTGGAAAAGACGGATTTTCCAAAAAGCATTTGACACGCGTTTCCCCGGAATATCTGGATGAGTTTATGCTGGAAACCTGCCGCGGTGAGTGGATGCATCTGAAAAACTGTATCTGCGTGGTAGTGGTGGTGATTGTAAACTCCTCGTTGATTATGGGGTTGGTTTTTTCCGGGCTAATTTTGCTCGCAAATTTGCCGTTTGTCTGTATTCAGCGGTACAACCGCTTTCGCCTGCAAGCGCTGCGCGACACTCTGATCAAGGAGCGGGCGCGGGTCCGCAGCTTGGAGTCTCGGAACAAAGAAACCGCGTTGCGGTCGATTTCCTGAAAATAACAACATAGTAAAAGCACCCGGTGTGCCCTTTAGGGTCAGCCGGGTGCCTTTTATTGGTGCTGACCCTTTTGGTCAGGGCTTTTTAGTGGAACGACAGAAGAATGTTTCCCACAGGGAGCAGCATTTATCTGCCGCGCAGACAATTGCAGATTCGCGGAATCTGGGGCAGCTTCCGAGCGTAAGGGGCCACATGTGCTTTGCGATGATGTCGCGTTCCCGCTCGCTCAGCGGGAACAGGCGCTCGGCGTTTTTCAGCGCCGCGCGGGGGTGCGTAAAGCCATGCAGGCCGGGGCGGTTCGGATCTTTTTGATGCCAGTCATACAGAAAAAAGTCATGCAGCAGCGCACCGCGCACCAGGCTGTTCCAATCGGCGTGCAGACCCAGCCTGCGGCAAAGCCAGAAGCTGAGTTCAGCAACCGCCACGCTGTGTTCCAGGCAGCTGACCGAACCGTGCTGAATGAACTGCTCCATTCGGAGCACCTGAGGGTGTTCCAAAAGCTGCCGCGCATACCGGTCAAACTGCTCGCGCTCCCGTGGTGTCAGCGAAACGCGCAGACTGCGCGTTTCGCCTGTTTGCGGGGGTGACGGTAACTGATTTTCATTTCGACTGTTTTTCATGGATCGTTTTCCCCATCTGGATGACATACTGGCAGCACGGCTCGGATTATTTCTCCGCCTTGGCCAGGTCGACAAGCGCGTTCACGAGAGCGGACAGATGCTTTTTTGTGTCCTCATCCTTGAGGTTGCCGTCGGTATCGAATTTGTCCCGCGCGAACGAAATAAAGACCTCCGGTTGGTTTACGAGCTTCAGATTCAGCGCAACGCCAACCTGGCGCAGGTGATATTGCACGCGGGCGCCGCCCAGCGCGCTGCTGGAAACGCTGAAGATTGCCGCGGGCTTGCCGGAAAGCGGGCGGGATGGATCGCGGGATGCCCAGTCCAGCGCGTTTTTCAGTACGGGTGGAATCGAATAGTTGTATTCGGGGGTTGCGATCAGCAGAGCGTCAGCCTCGGCAATCTTTTTCTTAAACTCTGTAACAGAGGCCGGCAGCTCGCCGCCCTCCAGATCTTGATTAAAAAAAGGAATCGCAGACAAATCCAGAATTTCAAGCTCTGCGCCCTCTGGCAGCAGTTCCTTGGCAGCGCGTAGCGCGCCGCGATTATAAGAGCCTTTGCGAAGGCTTCCGGTAAATCCTACAAGTTTAATGGTGTTCATAATAAATAGCTCCTTTCTTTTTTTCGGTACAACTTGATAGGGATTGGCAGCATTTTATGGCTGAAACAGGTAGCTGGTCATAGATAGCGAACCCATCAGGCAATCCTCGTTGAAAACGGTCAGCTGATCCGCCTCGTTAGATGCCCCCAGAACAGACAGCAGCGGGTAAAAATGATCGGGCATGGGGAACGCCATTTTGGCAGAGGAACCGGCTTTTCGGTAATCCACAACGTCTGTGAATTCTCTCTGTTTGATTTTGTCCCGAATATAGCCGTCGAATTCCTCGGCCCACGAAAATCCGCTTTCTGCTTCCCATTGAATTTTTGCCAGGTTATGCACCACGTTTCCGCTGCCGATGATCATAATGCCCTCGTCACGCAGGCTCGACAGTTCCCGGCCTATTTGAAAATGAGTTTGTGCGTCGGCGGTGCCGTCTACACTCAGCTGCACCACGGGAATATTGGCCTCGGGGAACATGCGGCACAGCACAGACCATGCGCCGTGGTCGATTCCCCAGCTGTTGTCTGCCCGCACGGGAACGGAAAGCAGTTCCTGCACACGGCCGGCCAGCTCCGGTGAGCCGGGCGAGGGGTACTGCACCCGGTACAGCTCTTCCGGGAACCCGTACATATCATACACCAGGCGCGGCGTTTTCGTATCCATAATTCTGGTTCCGTGAGTATACCAGTGAGCAGAGATCATCAGAATGGCCCGGGGGTGCGCCAGCTGACGCCCAATTTCCTGCCATTTTTTTGTATATTTGTTGTTTTCTACTGCGTTCATTGGGGAGCCATGTCCCACAAACAGCGCAGGCATTCTTTCCGGCATAAGAATCCTCCTTACAGACGCTGGGCCTATGCTTTGTTTTCTAAATCAAACGGCAAAATTTTCCTGTTACAGCTTTATTATATATCGAATTCAAGTGAAAAACCACTGTGATTCTGACAGTTTTTGGGGCTGGGTGTGCGGCCCTTTGATTGTTTCTATGGAGAAAAAGGGTTTTGTGACTTCATCACGATACTTTTCTTTCTGAAAATGATATACTATACTAGAATAATATTCCATGAAACATTGAAATCGGAAAAGGAGAGGCTCAATTATGGCAAATATCGTCATCATCGGCAGAGGGCCCGCTGGTATCTCCGCCGCTCTTTATACCCTGCGCGCCGGAATGGCAACGACAATTATCGGCAAAGACAACGGGACGCTGGAAAAGGTGGAGAAGATCGAGAATTATTATGGATTCCCCGAGCCTATTTCCGGCATGGATCTGGTGCAGACCGGGCTTCAGCAGGCCAAACGTTTGGGCGCTCAGATGGTGGAGGATGAGGTAGTCGGCATTTCGTATGACGGGCGGCTGGTGGTAAAAACTGCGCTCGGCGAATACCCGGCAGACGCGTTAATCCTCGCTACCGGTTCCACCCGTTCTGCACCGCGCATTCGTGGCCTGCAGGAGCTGGAGGGCCACGGCGTCAGCTACTGTGCTGTGTGCGACGGGTTTTTCTACCGCGGCAAAGAGGTGGCGGTTTTGGGTAACGGCGACTATGCCATTCATGAGGCGCTTGAACTGCTGCATACCTCAAAATCCGTCACGGTTTTAACCAACGGCAAGAAGATGCTTGCTT
Above is a window of Faecalispora anaeroviscerum DNA encoding:
- a CDS encoding cadherin-like beta sandwich domain-containing protein, which translates into the protein MKKPWLLIMIVCAALIGYPCRAFAAATEYFSAALSAQAVYPGETVRVELSANSGALAEGELPAAFRARLGYDSARLHFLRTETSDQIQSGAFQFYDDGESVTGVYACDGLSAPRLNGVCITFVFSVPEDADPGSAAITVDIDQTADWAERLLPQYDRDTQLSFSIKPALSQDASLQKLVPSTGRLRPDFSPDIAEYDLRVGSNISSVKFQADAADSGSVRVSRQSLQRAGETTEIVVTVTAADKKSKSQYLIRVNRSENPSSAEPEQSAKPAASSTPEKQSTGKQTAEKTSSAQKSKEDATSRATGRSSSKASSSKTSSKASTKASDKNHSSPAASDPGTAAETQAVQTAGTRNLYLVGGQTDSLPIWILACCVMVLTALTAWNAWKSREKK
- a CDS encoding glycosyl-4,4'-diaponeurosporenoate acyltransferase CrtO family protein; its protein translation is MFKNATLTHAIMWNVMMITMWHCVVFFACVKLPKQTFDPVKSRYQAFRWEQNGRWYRINLKIQLWKDSVPQYIGKDGFSKKHLTRVSPEYLDEFMLETCRGEWMHLKNCICVVVVVIVNSSLIMGLVFSGLILLANLPFVCIQRYNRFRLQALRDTLIKERARVRSLESRNKETALRSIS
- a CDS encoding HD domain-containing protein — its product is MKNSRNENQLPSPPQTGETRSLRVSLTPREREQFDRYARQLLEHPQVLRMEQFIQHGSVSCLEHSVAVAELSFWLCRRLGLHADWNSLVRGALLHDFFLYDWHQKDPNRPGLHGFTHPRAALKNAERLFPLSERERDIIAKHMWPLTLGSCPRFRESAIVCAADKCCSLWETFFCRSTKKP
- a CDS encoding NADPH-dependent FMN reductase, whose translation is MNTIKLVGFTGSLRKGSYNRGALRAAKELLPEGAELEILDLSAIPFFNQDLEGGELPASVTEFKKKIAEADALLIATPEYNYSIPPVLKNALDWASRDPSRPLSGKPAAIFSVSSSALGGARVQYHLRQVGVALNLKLVNQPEVFISFARDKFDTDGNLKDEDTKKHLSALVNALVDLAKAEK
- the ygiD gene encoding 4,5-DOPA-extradiol-dioxygenase, with product MPERMPALFVGHGSPMNAVENNKYTKKWQEIGRQLAHPRAILMISAHWYTHGTRIMDTKTPRLVYDMYGFPEELYRVQYPSPGSPELAGRVQELLSVPVRADNSWGIDHGAWSVLCRMFPEANIPVVQLSVDGTADAQTHFQIGRELSSLRDEGIMIIGSGNVVHNLAKIQWEAESGFSWAEEFDGYIRDKIKQREFTDVVDYRKAGSSAKMAFPMPDHFYPLLSVLGASNEADQLTVFNEDCLMGSLSMTSYLFQP
- a CDS encoding NAD(P)/FAD-dependent oxidoreductase: MANIVIIGRGPAGISAALYTLRAGMATTIIGKDNGTLEKVEKIENYYGFPEPISGMDLVQTGLQQAKRLGAQMVEDEVVGISYDGRLVVKTALGEYPADALILATGSTRSAPRIRGLQELEGHGVSYCAVCDGFFYRGKEVAVLGNGDYAIHEALELLHTSKSVTVLTNGKKMLASVPEGIGLCTKEIQSLDGDPVLSGVRFEDGSSLAAEGVFVAVGVAGSTDLARKLGAEVENNKIVVDENMATNIPGLYAAGDCTGGLLQVSKAVYEGAKAGTEAVKFVRAMAKTIKA